The genomic DNA ATCAGGCGCAGGCATTGGTCCCCAAGGTATTTGCCCCATTCCCAGGCGGCGATAAATAAATTGCTTGTATCAGGCGTTTTAATCCCCATGTTGGGCTCCCCGGCATACACCAGCGGCCGGATATAGGCATCTGTAAAATTGTTTTTTTCAAGTAGCTTGTAGGTGATCTCCGTCATCTCCTGTACCGAATAAGCCAGTGGCAGCCCTACGGCCTGGCAGGAATACTGCAGCCGCTCGTAATGTTCTTCTGCCTTAAAGATCCGGGTGCCTGCCGGGGTGCTGTAGGCTCTAAGCCCCTCAAAAGCGGCATACCCATAGTGCAATGACTGGGCATAGACACTACAACCGGCCTGATCGGCTTTTACAAAATTGCCATCAAGGAAAACAAGCGTGTCGTTGTTAAAATACATCGTAGCTAGTTATTTGTGTTTAGGTTTGATAGGTATAAACTATATGGTTTCCTTTACCTGCCCGTCAGTTATAGTGTGGTAGAAGACCGGTATTTTTTCTTGCCCGACATCCTTCATTTGGTTTCGCTGTTGCAGATAAAAGCTATACTTCGATGGCAAGTAACGCCGCAGCAGGCACCTTTTAAAACAAGTTTCTCAGAAGCTTACTATTTCCAGGAACGGAACCAAAGCATTCATGTAATTGAATATCAATAAGTTATTATAGTTGACAATATAACGCCTGACGGTGCAAATGATCGGGTTTTTAGCTGAAGAAGTTGCCGGACAACTTCCTGAAAATGGGATTTCCCTGATTTAGCTGGCAGGTGGTGGCTCCGTTAGCCTGCCAACCGGAGCCTGTATAGGCCCGGTGCTTGAGCTGCCTGTATAAAACAAAAAGGCTCCCGGATGGGAGCCTTTTTGTGTAAGAGGTTATACCTATACTTATACTTATTTCAGCACGGCCAGTGTGGCGCCATCGCCGCCGCGTTCTTCCACCTCACTGCTCAGGCTGGCCACTTCACGCACCGAGTACAGGTAATCACGCACCACCTGGCGCAGTACGCCGTTGCCGCGACCATGTATGATCTTGATCTCGGGGATGCCCAGCATAATGGCCTCGTCGGTAAAGTTCATCACCTTGGTCAGGGCATCTTCGGCATATTCTCCCCTGATGTCGAGGGTGCTGCCAAAGCCGGCCATGCGTTGGGTAATGTTCATGCCGCGGGTATAGCCTTCGGCCGTTTCCACCTGCTCCTTTTTCTTTCTGGTAGCAACCTGCCCTTCCACTTTCTCCAAGTTATCTACCTTCACAATGGTTTTCAGGCCGCCGAAAAGCACCTCCGCCGTTTTGCCTTTGATACTGACCAGCTGCCCTACAGAGTCCTGCCCTACCAGCGCCACATTATCGCCGGGCTTGATACTGCCGCTCACCACGCGCTTGTGCGCCGGGCGCGGAGCCTCCTTGCGAACTTCGATGGCAAAGGTTTCCAGCTCCTGGCGCGCCAGCTTTGTTTGCTCTTTCTCGGCCTGGCTCTGCTTTATCTGCTGTATCGTGGACTCTATCTTCTGATTGGCATCCTTCAACAGCAGTTTGGCCTTGCCTTTGGCTTCGCGCATTACCTCCTGCTTGCTTTCCTCCAAGTAATTTTTCAGGTCGTTATACTCTTTCACGTTGCGTTTCAGCTTCTGCTCCAGCACAGTGGCCTCCCGCAGCTTCTTCTCCAGCTCCTGTTTTTCTGTTTCCAGTTCTTCCAGCAAGCGGTCGTAGCGAATCTTGTCCTTTCCTACCAGGCTGCTGGCTTTGTCTACAATATGCTTGGGCAAGCCAATTTTGCGGGCAATCTCGATGGCAAACGACGAACCGGGCTTGCCGATCTCCAGTTGGTAGAGGGGAGCCAGGTTTTTATGGTCGTAGCGCATGGCGCCGTTCACAATGCCCGGGTTGCGCTCAGCAAAGTTTTTCAGGTTAGTATAGTGGGTGGTGATCACGCCGTATACTTTGCTGTCGTTCAGGGTCTGCAACACCGCTTCGGCAATGGCACCTCCCAATACCGGCTCTGTACCTGTTCCAAACTCATCTATCAGCACCAGGCTTTTGTTATCAGCTACGGTCACGAATTTCTTCATGTTGGTCAGGTGGGAGCTGTAGGTACTCAGGTCGTTTTCAATCGACTGCTCATCGCCAATATCAATAAAGATATCCTGGAAAATACCTGCTTCCGAACCGTCCGCGGCCGGTATCAGCATGCCACATTGTAACATATACTGCAACAGGCCTACTGTTTTCAGGCTCACCGATTTACCGCCGGCGTTGGGCCCCGAGATCAGCAGCATGCGCTGGTCGCGGTTCAGCTCCAGGTCCATGGGCACGGTGGGCTTGCCCAGTTGCCGGTGCGCCAGGTATAAAAGCGGGTGAAATGCCTGCTTCCAGTTGATGTGCGGGTATTTCTGCAGCTGCGGCAAGGTAGCCTCTACGCGGCGTGCAAAAGCAGCCTTGGCGCGTATAAAATCCAGCAGGCCCAGGTACTGGTAGGCTTTGCGCAGTTCCGGTATGTGGTTGCGCAGTGTATTGGTTAAACCGATCAGGATGCGCACCAGCTCGCGGTGGTAGGCGTTCTCCAGGTCTTTAATATCGTTGTTGAGCTCAAAGATCGATTCGGGCTCAATGTATACCGTCTGCCCGGTGCTCGACTCATCATGGATCAGGCCTTTTACACGGCGCTTGTGCTCGGCCAGAACCGGTATTACCAGGCGCCCGCCCCGTATGGTCGGCTCCACATCGGCCGGTGTCCAGCCTTCGTTTTTGGCATGGCGAATAATGCCGCTGATCTGCTTGCGCAGGATGCCCTGTTGCCCGATCAGCTCGCGCTTGAGGCGCTGCAGTTCGGGTGTGGCATCTTCGCGTACGGCACCGGCATCGTCCACTACTTTATCTAAGGCAGCGATCAGGTTACGCTCCACGGTGATGTTGGCGCCCAAGGCTTTTAAGGCTTCATACTTGCCTTCCTCAGCGCCGGAAATAAAGCGCAGCGAGTCGCGGATGGTCCGCAGCGACATCTTTATCTCGAAGAAATGGAGCACGTCCAGGTAAGTGCCTTCTATGGCAGCGCGGTCCAGGTAAGCGGTTACGTCGAAGTAATGCTGCAGCGGAATTTCAGCATCCGACTCAAGCAGTTGTTTGAATTCGTTTGTCTGGTCGAGCAGGCGCTGAAGCAGGTCGTGGCGGTTCAGGAAAGCCATCCGGTTTACGAACTGGCGCCCCAACGAACTCAGGCAAAGCTCCGAGAGCATCTCGCGCACTTGTGCAAACCCGATCTTTATTTCAAAATTCTCTGGATAGATCAATTGTTATCTCTTAATTTAACGCAAATTTAGCATTTTATAACAAGTAAAACCTGCGGTTTAGTTCTGAGTCTCGCGTTCTGAGTTTCGAGTTTTTTCAAATCATTAACGCGAGACTCTGAACGTGTGACTCAGGACGTTATACTTTGCTGTTTAAAGAAAATGTAATTCGTAATTCGTAATTCGTAATTCGTAATTCGTAATTCGTAATTCGTAATTCGTAATTCGTAATTAAAAAATATGATCTTAGATAAACTAGCCAATGCTGGGCGCTACACGTGCCTGCACCCTTTGTTCGAAAAAGCGTTTGCATACCTGCTTCAAACCGACCTGGCTGCCGCTGCCACTGGGGTGCACGAAATTGAAGGGGAGAGGCTTTTAGCCATCCTATCAGAAGCGACCGGCCTGACAGAGCAGGAAGCAAAACTGGAAGTTCACCGCAAGTATATCGATATCCAGTACATTGTTTTCGGCACTGACCACATGGGCTGGAAAGACCTGGCGCAATGCGCTGCTCCCAACGATCCGTACCAGGAAGAGCGCGATGCGGCTTTCTTTCCGGACAAACCAATGAACTGGTTTGATGTGCCCGCCGGCTCTTTCACCATCTTTTACCCCGACGATGCGCACGCTGCCATGATCACCACGGAAAAGATCCGCAAGGTGGTACTCAAGATTGCCGTGGAAGGTTGATCGAATTGCCGGACAAGTATAAGCAACCATTTCTTCCACAATCGAACTGCTTACTGCCTGCCATGTATAAAACTGCCGCCATACTTGCTCTGACTTTGCTGCTGCACGTGCATGCATGGGCACAAACCCATCCGAAATTCTACCGGACCGAAGCCGGCAAGGTTTACACCCAGGCGCAGAAGGACAGCATTGTGCAGACAGGCACGCCGGTCGGTATGCTGCGGGAGGAGATTATCCACGATACGGCTTTTGCTTTGATCGAGATCCTGCGCGTGGAGGACTTCCATGCGTTTGTGACCCGGTATAAAGGCCAGCCGCTGCCTGCGCTTACCTTTAAAACGATGACCGGCGAAACGATCCGCACGGCTGATCTGAAAGGGAAAGTAGTGCTGCTCAACTTCTGGTCCGTAACCTGCGGCCCCTGCCTGAAGGAAATGCCGGAATTAAACCGCCTGCAGCAAGCGTATGCCGGTAAGGTCATTTTCCTGGCACCGCTACCCGAAGACCAGGCAAGGACTAAGAAAACGCTGGCCCGCCACCCGTTCCAATTCACGGTAGTGCCTGGTTCAAAAGCCGTTTTTGATACACTCGGCATAGACGATTACCCGAAGAACTTTTTTGTTAACCGGCAGGGCATCATACAGGAGGTAACCGAAGGCACGCCCATGAAACGGGATGCCGCCACTGGCACATGGCACCTCGCTGTTTACCAGGACTACGGCAGGATTCTGGATGAGCTACTTGCTCAGCCCTAGCTGCTACGGCGCCTGCTGCTAAAACTTTTCCTCAATACCCAGCCCAAACAGCGCATAATCATACTTCACCGGATCATTGGGGTCGAACGCGCGCAGGTGGGTTGTCAGCTCTTCGGCGGTTTGCCAATCCATCCCAGGACGTGTAATAAGGCCCAGCTTGCGGGCCACGCGCTCTACATGCACATCACAGGGGCATACCAACTCGGCAGGCTGCATGGTTTGCCAGATGCCGAAGTCTACGCCGCAGTTATCCCGGCGTACCATCCAGCGCAAGTACATATTCAGGCGCTTGCAGGCCGATTTGCGGGCTGGCGTAGCAATGTGCTTGCGCGTGCGCTGCGGGGCATCCTCGAGGCTAAACACCAGGTTATGAAAATGCTCGAGCCGTTCTTTCTGCGAGGTTAACTCATTTTGCTGTCCTGTAAAAGCCCTTTCCAGGCTTTCGTGCTGCCGGTAATACTGCTGAAAAAAGTGAAGCAAGTATAAAAGGTCAGTATCGTTAAAGGTGCGGTGCTTAAACCCCAGAAAGCGCTTTAGGTCCTGCTCCTGGTGCTGCAGGATAAAGTCATGGGGCGCATTGTCCATCATATCCATTAACTTGAGGCAATTGTTGATGATGGTCTTGCGCTGGCCCCAGGCAAGTATAGCGGCAAAGAATCCGCTGATCTCGATGTCCTGCTTTTTGCTGAACCGGTGCGGAATGGAAACCGGATCGTTTGGTATAAACGCTGGCCGGTTATACTTTTCCACCCGGTCGTCAAGCAAAGCTTTGATAGCACCAAAATTTTGTTTCATACCCCTAAGTACGGCGTTCTGGTCTAAGTTGGCAAGCTGGGTTTGCTCTGCGGCAGTACTACCCTAAAAACAGAAGCGGGAGTTCGGCTGATGGTTCCTTTGAAGTATAAGCGTTGAAATACCGGGTTGAACTGCCCCTGGCCGCTCCTTGTCTAAGGAGGGGCCCCTACCCACAGGAGGGGAGTCTGGAATTGCTGTGGGGAAGTATAAGCGCTGTTTTTACGGATATTCAGGGTCATCCCCTACCCCCTTCAAGGGGGATTTTCTGCTCCGAGTAGTTTATACTTGCTCTCCAGTCGTAACAGCTTAACCTCCCTTCCACCAGGATCCTTTCAGGATGACAAAAAGGGAAGAGACATGGAGATAAGGTTTATAATTATACTTGAGCTGAAGTATGAACAGCTGCTATTGAACAGATCCCAGTCCTTGGGTTGAGCGCCTTGGTGTGTTGCGGTGCCACGATAGTGGCAGCCCACAGCGCGAGCGAGGAGCAGCTTCACGCCACAGCGCGAAACGCAAGGACGAGCCCCCGCGCCTGAGCGCTCCAAAGTGTAAGATGAAACAAGGCAAGTATAAAACTGAGGAAGACAGCTAGCTACCGAGTATAGCCGCAAGTATAAACGGAGAACGACAGCCGCTAGCAAGTATAGCTGAAACAAAAAAGAGATCCTGCCATTACCAAGATGGCTAGAACTTCTGAAACCGAAAGCGCCCGGGCTTCTAAAGTCCGGGCGCTTTCGGTTTAAAAATATCTTATTGGCCTTACGGCATGTAAGAAACTTCTACTCTGAATTTCTGATCCACAGCGCCCAGCTTCTGATAAGCTTTCTTAGAAATGCGTACAATCACTTTATCGTTGGCGCCAGTTTCGGGTAATTTGCCGATCACGCGTACGTAAACCACCTGTCCGTTTGCCGCGTTTTTGACCTGCATGATAGTGCCCACCGGAGCGGTTTTGTGCAGGGCCAGGTACTTGTTGGTGTCTGCTTTCGGGTCGATCATCTCGGCCATCCCGCTTTCAATCATTTTCTTCACACCTTCCGTGCTGCCGGCATTGTCCTCCTCCTCGCGCTCATTTACCTCGGCCACCGGGGCAGCTTTCGGCGTTGCGACTGGGGCAGCAACCGGCTCGGCTGCTTTAGCAGGGGCGGCCGTAACTACCGGCTCCGATGCTTTCGGCTTGGTCATTTCATCATCTGCTTCGGGCACGTACACCGGCTTTTTGGTTGGCGTGGCGCCTCCTTTGCTTACAATGAGTGTTGTGCCTGCGCTGATGCTGTTTGAAGTCAGCTTGTTCCAGCGCTTGATGTCATCCACGCTCACATTATAAAGGCGGGAAATGGCAAACAAGGTTTGTCCGCCCTGCACGGTATGCGTCTTGTTGCCGCTCTCGCTCACCGTATAGGTGCGGTTGCTGGCAGCAGGCGCAGCGGCTGGGCTCGCTTTCGTGGCTGAGGCTACCGCGCCGGCAATTGCCGTGCTTTTGCGCGGAATTAATACGATCTGCCCAACTTTGATATCGGATTGAACGCTGGGGTTTGCCTCTACGATCAGGTTTACCGGCACACTGTATTTGCGGGAGAGCGCGTAAAGTGTTTCGCGGGGTTCTACCTTGTGCTGCACAAACAGTTTACCGTTCTTCCGCTCCACACCTACCGAATCACGAACAGCGGTCACGCCCATGGCGCTTGCCGAAAAAGAAAGCAAAGGTGCCACCAACAAGGCGGTAAATAAAACTCTTACCATGGCTAAAATCTATCTATAAAAGAAGTCTGTATACTTGTAAACTATCCTTGTTTTGGATAAAGTATAATTTATGCCTAAAGATAAAAAAAGTATCCGTACCAATGCCACTTAATCCTTGGCCAAGAAAGGTATTTAGTTGCAGATCAGCCTCAAAATTAAAAACGACAAGATAATTATCCAGCTTCCCGTCCGGCGTCTCCACATAATAACTTACCACCAGCAAGCTGTCGGTTTCGGCATACTCCAGCGCCTTTACCGGCCGGTGGCCCTGTAGCGCAACAATAAAGGCCTGCACCTGGGTAAAGTACTCCTCTCCTTCCAGGTATACCATGGGGTAGCGGCACTCCTCGTAGCGGCTATGGCTGTAGGTGTCTGTTGCCTGGGCGGCCGCTTCGGGGGTGATGTGTTCGCCAACTGTTTTCCCGGTAGCAGTAGCCAGCAACACATACACCTGCTGTTCGTTGACCACGGGGTGCGCGATAATGCCGCTTTCGCTCAGTCCATAAAAAACCATGTCCGGTGTTTCCCATACTACTTTATTCTGGGCGCTGTTTAGGGCCAGGATGCCTTTATGTTGCCCCAGTTGGCGGTCGGCATAGCCATGCAGGTATACCATGCCGTGCGCGGCATCTTCCAGGCCCTGCCACCAGGTGAGCGCCTGCGGCAATGTGAGTTGCTGCAAAGTATGGGTCGCGCAATCGAAGGTATAAAAGTAAGCCAGCAGCACGTCGGCATCCCGCACCTCCAGCGCCAACCGGCCGGCCTCGGCATCGATGCGGATGCGCCACACGGCGGCGCCAAAATCGTATTTAAACAGGAGCGGAAGGATAAGCTGGAATATTTTTGTTACCTTATATAAAACTCAGCCTGCAATGTATGAAAACTCGACCAAAGCACTGGCATTTAATGTGGCGCGCTACTTTGTTCTGCCTGCTGCTGCTCCCCTTTTTCTCGTTTGGCCGGCAGCAGCAGAAAGTATTTATAATGGAGGTGCAGGCAGAGATTGACCCACGCACCAACCGCTACATCAAACAGGCCCTGCAGGAGGCCACACAGATCGGCGCCGACCATGTGCTGCTGGTGCTCGATACCTTTGGTGGCGCGCTGCAGGATGCCGATGAGATCCGTAAACGCCTGCTCGAATACCCCAAACCGGTGTATGTGTTCATCAACAAAAATGCCGCTTCGGCGGGGGCGCTTATTTCCCTGGCCTGCGACAGCATTTACATGGCCCCGGGAGCCAACATCGGGGCAGCCACGGTAGTAGGTGCCGATGGCGCGGCTGCACCGGGCAAATACCAGAGCTATATGCGCTCTATTATGCGCTCTACCGCCGAGGCCAATGGCCGCAACCCGCATCTGGCCGAAGCCATGGTAGAAGCCAGTGTGGACAGTACCCTTTCTGCGGGGCAAGTGCTGACCCTGACCACCACCGAAGCGGTGAAGTATGGCTTCTGCGATGGCGTGGCGACCAACGTTGCGGGCGTTCTGAAGCTACTGCACCTGCAAGGGGCCGAAGTGATCCGCTACGAGCCCGGCACGGCCGAAATGATCGTGAGCTTTTTCCTAAACCCGGTGATCAGCGGTATTTTGCTGCTGGTCATTATCGGCGGTTTATACTTTGAGCTCCAGACGCCCGGCATCGGGTTCCCGTTGCTGGCAGCCATTGTGGCGGGGGTGCTGTACCTGGTGCCCTATTACCTTACCGGGCTGGCCGAAAACTGGGAAGTGCTGCTCCTGATCGTCGGGCTTATTCTTATTGCGCTGGAGGTTTTCGTAATTCCGGGGTTTGGCGTGGCGGGCATCAGCGGCATTCTGCTGGTGTTTGTATCGCTGGTGCTTATCATGCTCAATAACCAGGACTTTGACTTTACCTTTGTGGGCACCGATGCACTGCGCAAGAGCTTGCTGGCCGTAGTAGCAGGTATGGTTGGCGCGGCCGTGCTGATTGCCCTGACCTGGAACCGCCTGGCAAGCAGCAAAGCCATGGACCAGGTGGTGCTCAAAAACACTTTCGACAGCCGCGAAGGCTACCGCTCCTCTAACACCGCGGCACACCTGATCGGGAAAACAGGGATTGCCCACACCCGCATGGCCCCATCGGGCCGCGTGCTGATCGAAGATACGCTTTACGATGCACAGGCCCGCGATGGCTTCATCGACAAAGGCGAGGCGATACAGGTGATAGACCAAAGCACGTTTGCCCTGCGCGTGAAGAAAGTAAGCTGATCATATTATGGATAGGGGGCGATTCAGAACACCATAGATGCAACCTTTGCCGCAGCTACCGGGTCATGTTACGGAACGTAACCCACTGCTTATGCAATCTATCCTTACTTTCTGCCTTACGCTGCTCTCCGCGTTACTGCTGCTTTCCTCCTGCAATGACGACGAGGATGACCTTTCAACCATCGAGCGGGTGGACGCCCAGCTGGTATGGAGCGATCCGGCTGTGGATGGTTGCGGCTTTTTGCTTCATGTTGGCCAGCAGGAGTATAAGCCTGTGAACGAGAGCGCCATTGACGATAGCTACAAAGACCAGCCCCTCACCGCAGTAGAAGCCACCTTTATCAACTACCACAAGCCAGTAAAGGCGCCCTGTGGCTGGAACCAGGAACGCGAAGTTGCCGGCATCAAATTAATTTCACTTCACCGGAAGTAAAAAATTGGCACAATCATCTTTCCTGGCCACTGGTATACTTGCCCGACTTGTGTAACTTTGGAAAACGCCGCCAGGCGGCAAACCTCAACCCAAAGCGCACGATGATGGAAGTACTCGGAATTATACCTGCACGCTATGCCAGCACCCGGTTCCCTGGCAAACCCCTCGCCGACATCAACGGCAAATCCATGATCAGGCGGGTGTATGAGCAGGCTAAAAGCGCCGGCTTAACCGAAGTACTCGTCGCCACCGACGATGAACGCATACTGAGCCATGTGCAGGCATTCGGGGGAAAGGCGGTGATGACGTCGGGAGCGCACCAAAGCGGCACCGACCGTTGTTTTGAAGCTTACCAGCTTTTAAACGAGCCTTACGAATTCATCATTAATATTCAGGGTGATGAGCCGTTTATCCGGCCAGACCAGATCCACCTGGCGGCGGCCTGCTTTGAGCGCCCCGGCACGCAGCTGGCCACGCTGATCAAGAAAATAAACACGCCGGATGAGCTCTTTAATGTAAATGCCCCCAAAGTGGTCATCAGCAAGGCAAAAGAAGCGCTCTACTTTAGCCGCAACCCCATTCCATACTGCCGCAACGTGCCAAACGATATCTGGCACCAACAGCATACTTACTACAAGCACATCGGCATTTATGGCTACCGCGCCGACATTTTGGAACAGATCACCCAATTACCTCCCTCGTCGCTGGAGCTGGCCGAATCGTTGGAGCAGTTGCGCTGGTTGGAAAATGGCTTCCGCATCACCACGGCCTTAACCGAATTCGACACCATCGGCATCGATACGCCCGAAGACTTGCTGAGAGTTACGAGTTCTGAGTTCCGGGGTCCGAGTTAAATATTAGATACTAGACATTAGAAGCTAGACCTCAGAAAAAGGACACAAGACATAAGACACAGGATAAAAGACTTTATACTTGTTCTTAAGCTTGTACCTGGTTTTGTATTTAGCGGAAATGAGAGTATACTTCTAATGACGCTTATGCCCATGTGAGCTTTTACCAGCAAGTATACTTTGCCAGCAGCGTAAAAAGGCAGTGATGCGCTTGGAGAGACTGATGTTATACTTCTTTTGATGGATAACTCCCATAGTGGCAATGTATAACTGCCATGCTTTCGGGTAGCAAGTATAAATTGAGGTTGAAGTGTAAGTATGGCTGCCATAATTCTGCGCGCACTGCTGCTCCCGCAGAGCATCTGACTGCTAGCCCTTTTACAGGCGCACCGAAGCTAGAATTCCGGGACTTGCGTTATTGTGCATATGACTGCAACCACACAACAACTCGGAACTCAGAACTCGAAACTCAGAACTCTCTTCTCATCCTCCTGCTTTTTTGGCTTTGTAGCCGGCAGCCTGCAGCACCTGCAGCACTTTGTCGCGGAAATCACCCTGGATCAGTATCTCGCCGTCTTTGGCCGAGCCGCCAACGCCGCACTTGCTTTTGAGCAACTTGCCAAGCTCCTTCAGGTCCTCATCGGTCCCGATAAAGCCTTCCACCAACGTTACCTGCTTGCCGCCTCGGCTCTTTTTATCGAGCATCACTTTCAGGTTCTGCTGCTGCGGCGGCAACGTTTCGCTGGTTTGCTCCTGCTCATAAGTATAATTAAAATCGGTGCTAGTAGAGTATACCACGCCTTGCCGGCCTTTCTTATTTTTGTCTTTCATAAACTATTTTTAACAATTGCGCTCCTGCTCTTTATACGCCATCCCGAACCAGGAACGCTATCTAAGTATAGCTTGCGCAATAATTTATACTTTCCCTGTAAGCTGTGGGTAGGTGCTTTTTGTCTTTCAATGCTGAAGCAAAATCCCTCTGTTCGGCAAGCCTTTCTGCACAGTTGCATTATCAGCCAGATAGCTATACTTATGTTAATGGCGCCACCACTTTCAGCGAGAGTGGCTCCAGGTATACTTTAAATGCGGAGGACTTGCCTACATACTCGCCATCGGCATGGTACATCATGGGCTCCTCTGTTTCGATCACCACATCCGTCGTTTTAAAGTATTCGGCGCTGCCGGGATGTGCCAGCTGTTTGGTGAGCATACAGTAGCTTAGGTTCAATGCTTTGCGGATATCCAGTTGCCGCACCAGGCATACGTCCAGCAACCCGTCCCGGATATCGGCCATTGGGGCGATGTACGCATTGTTGCCATACTGGGCCGCGTTGGCAAAAGCCATTACAAAACAATCCGTCGCAATGGTGTTGCCATTGATGCTGACCTTTACCGGCAGGTGTTTATAGGTACGCACCTCTTTTAATACCAACTCCACATACGTTTGTAGCCCGCGCTTGCGGTTACCGGCAAACACAGAACTGATGTAGGCATCGAAGCCGATACCGGCTGTTGTAAAAAAAGCATGCCCGTTGATGTTGCCGCTGTCAATAAGCATGGTTGAGCCCTGGTTGATCAGGCGCAGGGCGGCGTCCAGCTTCAGCGGGATCTGCAGGTGGCGCGCCAGGCCGTTGCCAGAGCCTTTCGGCAGGATGGCCAGTGCCGTTTGGGAGTGCAGCAGTCCGCGGGCCACTTCGTTTACAGTGCCATCGCCACCCACAGCTACTACCACTGCGCAACCCTCCTGCGCTGCCTGGCGGGCAAGCTCCGGGGCATGGCCGGCATGGGTAGTATACACAATGTCGTGGCTATACCTGGCGTGGTCGAGGTGCAGCTGAATACGGGCCGCCACATCCACCCTGCTTTTAGGGCCGGAAACGGGATTGACGATAAACCGGATGTGCGGACGTTGGCTCATATGTTTGTAGCAAAGTGGCTGCTCCTGCAAAAATACCCAATCCGGCGAAGAATAAAAAAGCCTGCCGTATTCCGACGGCAGGCTTCAGGCATTAAGCTTATACTACGTTACTTTAAATGTAGCGTAAGCACCGGGATGTTGGTATGGTTTACCAGGTCTTCGGCTATACTTCCGCTTAACAGGTGCGCAAAACCGGTGCGGCCATGGGTGGCCATCATGATCAAATCCGCGTTAATGTCCTGCGCAAAATGCAGGATGCCGTCTTCTTCTATGGTATCGTTATAGACATTAATAGTATAGTTGCGCAGGCCATAGCGCACAGCCGCCTCCTGCAGCTTGTTACGCAGCACACCACTTGCCTCAAAAGCGCCGGGTGTGTTGATGTAAACCAGGTGCAGGCGCGCATCATAGAGATTCTGGAAATACTTAAACTTTTCTACTGCCGGGCCCATATCGCGCTTAAAATCAGAGGCCAGCACCACTTCGTGTACATCAAA from Pontibacter liquoris includes the following:
- a CDS encoding TlpA family protein disulfide reductase — its product is MYKTAAILALTLLLHVHAWAQTHPKFYRTEAGKVYTQAQKDSIVQTGTPVGMLREEIIHDTAFALIEILRVEDFHAFVTRYKGQPLPALTFKTMTGETIRTADLKGKVVLLNFWSVTCGPCLKEMPELNRLQQAYAGKVIFLAPLPEDQARTKKTLARHPFQFTVVPGSKAVFDTLGIDDYPKNFFVNRQGIIQEVTEGTPMKRDAATGTWHLAVYQDYGRILDELLAQP
- a CDS encoding NfeD family protein encodes the protein MKTRPKHWHLMWRATLFCLLLLPFFSFGRQQQKVFIMEVQAEIDPRTNRYIKQALQEATQIGADHVLLVLDTFGGALQDADEIRKRLLEYPKPVYVFINKNAASAGALISLACDSIYMAPGANIGAATVVGADGAAAPGKYQSYMRSIMRSTAEANGRNPHLAEAMVEASVDSTLSAGQVLTLTTTEAVKYGFCDGVATNVAGVLKLLHLQGAEVIRYEPGTAEMIVSFFLNPVISGILLLVIIGGLYFELQTPGIGFPLLAAIVAGVLYLVPYYLTGLAENWEVLLLIVGLILIALEVFVIPGFGVAGISGILLVFVSLVLIMLNNQDFDFTFVGTDALRKSLLAVVAGMVGAAVLIALTWNRLASSKAMDQVVLKNTFDSREGYRSSNTAAHLIGKTGIAHTRMAPSGRVLIEDTLYDAQARDGFIDKGEAIQVIDQSTFALRVKKVS
- a CDS encoding endonuclease MutS2, which encodes MIYPENFEIKIGFAQVREMLSELCLSSLGRQFVNRMAFLNRHDLLQRLLDQTNEFKQLLESDAEIPLQHYFDVTAYLDRAAIEGTYLDVLHFFEIKMSLRTIRDSLRFISGAEEGKYEALKALGANITVERNLIAALDKVVDDAGAVREDATPELQRLKRELIGQQGILRKQISGIIRHAKNEGWTPADVEPTIRGGRLVIPVLAEHKRRVKGLIHDESSTGQTVYIEPESIFELNNDIKDLENAYHRELVRILIGLTNTLRNHIPELRKAYQYLGLLDFIRAKAAFARRVEATLPQLQKYPHINWKQAFHPLLYLAHRQLGKPTVPMDLELNRDQRMLLISGPNAGGKSVSLKTVGLLQYMLQCGMLIPAADGSEAGIFQDIFIDIGDEQSIENDLSTYSSHLTNMKKFVTVADNKSLVLIDEFGTGTEPVLGGAIAEAVLQTLNDSKVYGVITTHYTNLKNFAERNPGIVNGAMRYDHKNLAPLYQLEIGKPGSSFAIEIARKIGLPKHIVDKASSLVGKDKIRYDRLLEELETEKQELEKKLREATVLEQKLKRNVKEYNDLKNYLEESKQEVMREAKGKAKLLLKDANQKIESTIQQIKQSQAEKEQTKLARQELETFAIEVRKEAPRPAHKRVVSGSIKPGDNVALVGQDSVGQLVSIKGKTAEVLFGGLKTIVKVDNLEKVEGQVATRKKKEQVETAEGYTRGMNITQRMAGFGSTLDIRGEYAEDALTKVMNFTDEAIMLGIPEIKIIHGRGNGVLRQVVRDYLYSVREVASLSSEVEERGGDGATLAVLK
- a CDS encoding septal ring lytic transglycosylase RlpA family protein; the encoded protein is MVRVLFTALLVAPLLSFSASAMGVTAVRDSVGVERKNGKLFVQHKVEPRETLYALSRKYSVPVNLIVEANPSVQSDIKVGQIVLIPRKSTAIAGAVASATKASPAAAPAASNRTYTVSESGNKTHTVQGGQTLFAISRLYNVSVDDIKRWNKLTSNSISAGTTLIVSKGGATPTKKPVYVPEADDEMTKPKASEPVVTAAPAKAAEPVAAPVATPKAAPVAEVNEREEEDNAGSTEGVKKMIESGMAEMIDPKADTNKYLALHKTAPVGTIMQVKNAANGQVVYVRVIGKLPETGANDKVIVRISKKAYQKLGAVDQKFRVEVSYMP
- a CDS encoding TIGR02757 family protein yields the protein MKQNFGAIKALLDDRVEKYNRPAFIPNDPVSIPHRFSKKQDIEISGFFAAILAWGQRKTIINNCLKLMDMMDNAPHDFILQHQEQDLKRFLGFKHRTFNDTDLLYLLHFFQQYYRQHESLERAFTGQQNELTSQKERLEHFHNLVFSLEDAPQRTRKHIATPARKSACKRLNMYLRWMVRRDNCGVDFGIWQTMQPAELVCPCDVHVERVARKLGLITRPGMDWQTAEELTTHLRAFDPNDPVKYDYALFGLGIEEKF
- a CDS encoding DUF4905 domain-containing protein; this translates as MWRIRIDAEAGRLALEVRDADVLLAYFYTFDCATHTLQQLTLPQALTWWQGLEDAAHGMVYLHGYADRQLGQHKGILALNSAQNKVVWETPDMVFYGLSESGIIAHPVVNEQQVYVLLATATGKTVGEHITPEAAAQATDTYSHSRYEECRYPMVYLEGEEYFTQVQAFIVALQGHRPVKALEYAETDSLLVVSYYVETPDGKLDNYLVVFNFEADLQLNTFLGQGLSGIGTDTFFIFRHKLYFIQNKDSLQVYRLLL
- a CDS encoding YhcH/YjgK/YiaL family protein, which translates into the protein MILDKLANAGRYTCLHPLFEKAFAYLLQTDLAAAATGVHEIEGERLLAILSEATGLTEQEAKLEVHRKYIDIQYIVFGTDHMGWKDLAQCAAPNDPYQEERDAAFFPDKPMNWFDVPAGSFTIFYPDDAHAAMITTEKIRKVVLKIAVEG